The Magnolia sinica isolate HGM2019 chromosome 10, MsV1, whole genome shotgun sequence genome includes a window with the following:
- the LOC131216994 gene encoding serine/threonine-protein kinase VPS15 isoform X2, with protein sequence MVFAMETSSVRMFWSHLGTGSTLLTSHHSSRRTYLTMIPQISHFSSTLEGGGVVILHRKCVLAELFLEGQPLFELSQLLSYRRGQYDPSQYLEKIPDPGIRKMILHMIQLDPESRLSAESYLQSYASVVFPAYFSPFLHKFFSCLTGLDSDTRVAVTHSLFHEIHKKMMSVRSSEEVGQKVCTSSESISDIHQMDSDKQNVNLLKDSLRKGTELEKDMLGDKFQLVGDITSLLRDVERNHHGSYTKVKLENLPATAFSSSDARNAAFAPNANHHNKQSLSEIDQSLCMGFKGNEFPSLRKIVKSDLNSLTSRYNNRLDTFELPFFPEPQHNLRCEGMVLIASLLCSCIRSVKQPQLRRWAVLLLKSASLYIDDEDRLQHVLPYVIVMLSDSAAIVRCAALETLCDILPLVQDFPPSDAKIFPEYILPMLSMLPDDSEESVRICYASNIYKIALTAYRFFIHSHGLSESGVLDKLSPTQRSSAPATETSRQLRSENSDLQLMQLRKSIADVIQELVMGSKQTPNIRRALLQDISSLCCFFGQRQSNDFLLPILPAFLNDRDEQLRAVFYEQIVFVCFFIGQRSVEEYLLPYIEQALSDGMEAVIVNALECLAMLCKNGFLRKRILLEMSQRALALLCHPSQWVRRFAVTFFAAGSENLGSVDSYVYLSPVLRPLLRREPSSLASETFLLSCLKPPVSRQVFYQVLENARSSDMLERQRKIWYNSPAHSKQVEAVELDQRGDANLSKNWPGRQPDPQGNKSANNVMQQTGLSDAEDCAKLRATGSFIRNTPSTMDIRDPLSSERLQFSGIISPQVSAGSSLMCDGPSEGIPLYSFCMDKRAMGAPTAALDSSSPLNSTGIGSASIPWMDPSTKSFSLANSVSPKLVSGSFFNLTSGSKQVYRVMPEVEDGENDQVASLSNKFQDMGISATVKGITSITAEDVASPSDVAGLPSFARGSMVPDSGWRPCGVLVAHLQEHRSAVNDIAISNDHSFFVSASDDSTVKVWDTRKLEKDISFRSRLTYPLEGSRALCSTMLRGCTQVIVGASDGTMHMFSVDYISRGLGSVVERYSGIADIKKKEVGEGAIMSLMNYSMDGCASQTILYSTQGCGIHLWDTRTNTTTWTLRAVPEEGFVSSLVTGPCGNWFVSGSSRGVLTLWDLRFLVPVNSWQYSRVCPVEKMCLLIPHSSAPASATARPLVYVAAGCNEVSLWNAENGSCHQVLRIANSEADAEMSDIPWALARPSSKSNSKQDMKQNAKPKYRVDELNEPPPRLPGIRSLLPLPAGDLLTGGTDLKIRRWDHSSPDRSYCVCGPSTKSMGNDEFYDTRSSFGVQVVQETNKRPPSTKLTPKAILAAASTDSAGSHRDSILSLASVKLNQRLLISSSRDGAIKVWK encoded by the exons GTGTGTTCTTGCGGAGCTTTTCCTTGAGGGGCAGCCGTTGTTTGAATTATCCCAGTTACTGTCTTACCGGAGGGGGCAATACGATCCTAGCCAGTACCTTGAAaag ATACCAGATCCAGGGATCCGCAAGATGATTCTTCATATGATTCAGTTGGATCCAGAGTCGAGACTGTCTGCTGAAAGCTACTTGCAGAGTTACGCATCAGTTGTGTTTCCTGCCTACTTCTCACCATTTCTTCATAAATTCTTTTCTTGCTTGACTGGTCTTGATTCTGATACGAGG GTTGCAGTGACACACAGTCTTTTCCATGAAATACATAAGAAAATGATGAGCGTCAGGTCAAGTGAGGAGGTTGGGCAGAAGGTATGCACGTCTTCTGAGTCTATCAGCGATATTCATCAGATGGACAGTGACAAGCAAAATGTGAACCTGTTAAAAGATTCCTTGAGAAAGGGAACAGAGCTAGAGAAAGACATGCTTGGTGATAAATTTCAGCTTGTGGGTGATATCACATCCCTCCTTCGAGATGTTGAACGGAATCACCATGGTTCTTATACCAAGGTTAAGCTAGAGAATTTGCCGGCCACTGCCTTTAGCAGCTCGGATGCAAGGAATGCGGCGTTTGCTCCAAATGCTAACCACCATAACAAGCAATCTTTGAGTGAGATAGATCAAAGCCTTTGCATGGGATTCAAAGGAAACGAATTCCCCTCTTTGAGAAAGATTGTGAAAAGTGACTTGAATTCACTAACATCCAGATACAACAATCGTTTGGATACTTTTGAGTTGCCGTTCTTTCCAGAGCCCCAACATAATTTGCGATGTGAAGGAATGGTTCTGATTGCATCACTGCTATGTTCATGCATACGAAGTGTCAAACAGCCGCAGTTGAGAAGGTGGGCAGTGCTTCTGCTGAAGTCCGCTTCCTTGTATATTGACGATGAAGATCGTTTGCAGCATGTGCTGCCTTACGTTATCGTGATGCTTTCTGATTCAGCAGCAATCGTGCGCTGTGCCGCTTTGGAGACGTTGTGCGACATTTTGCCTTTAGTCCAAGATTTCCCTCCAAGTGACGCAAAGATTTTCCCAGAgtatatccttcctatgctctcCATGCTTCCTGATGATTCAGAAGAAAGCGTGCGGATCTGTTATGCTAGCAACATCTACAAAATTGCACTTACTGCTTACCGGTTTTTTATTCATTCGCATGGTTTGAGCGAGTCAGGGGTTCTTGATAAATTAAGTCCAACTCAGAGATCATCAGCTCCTGCCACTGAAACATCCAGACAGCTGCGCAGTGAAAACAGCGATTTGCAACTCATGCAATTGAGGAAATCCATTGCGGATGTCATACAAGAACTGGTAATGGGTTCAAAGCAAACTCCCAATATCAGGAGAGCCCTCCTTCAGGACATTAGCAGTCTATGCTGCTTCTTTGGTCAGAGGCAAAGCAACGACTTTCTGTTACCCATCCTCCCTGCATTTCTAAATGATCGAGATGAGCAACTAAGGGCAGTTTTCTATGAGCAGATTGTTTTTGTCTGCTTTTTCATTGGCCAAAGAAGTGTGGAGGAATATCTTTTACCTTATATCGAGCAGGCTTTAAGTGATGGGATGGAGGCTGTCATCGTCAATGCATTGGAATGCTTGGCAATGCTATGTAAAAATGGGTTCTTGCGTAAGAGGATACTACTTGAAATGAGCCAGCGGGCTTTGGCATTGCTATGCCATCCCAGTCAGTGGGTACGAAGATTTGCTGTCACATTCTTTGCAGCGGGCAGTGAAAATTTAGGATCAGTCGATTCGTATGTTTACCTATCTCCAGTTTTACGTCCTTTACTCCGCAGAGAGCCATCCTCACTAGCTTCAGAGACGTTTCTCCTTTCATGTCTCAAACCTCCAGTCTCAAGACAGGTTTTCTACCAAGTTCTAGAAAATGCCAGGAGTTCAGACATGTTGGAGAGACAGAGAAAGATATGGTACAACTCACCTGCTCACTCAAAACAAGTTGAAGCAGTTGAATTGGATCAGAGAGGAGATGCAAATCTTTCAAAGAACTGGCCTGGTAGACAACCTGATCCACAGGGTAACAAATCCGCCAACAACGTCATGCAACAAACTGGACTGTCTGATGCAGAAGATTGTGCTAAGCTGAGAGCAACGGGAAGTTTTATCCGTAACACTCCAAGCACGATGGATATTCGGGATCCTTTGAGCTCAGAGAGGTTGCAGTTCTCAGGTATCATTTCCCCACAAGTGAGTGCTGGAAGCAGTTTGATGTGTGATGGGCCATCTGAAGGTATACCATTGTATTCTTTTTGCATGGATAAGCGAGCAATGGGAGCACCCACAGCAGCCTTGGATTCGTCTTCACCGTTGAATTCTACTGGAATTGGTTCAGCGTCTATCCCTTGGATGGACCCTTCTACTAAATCATTCAGCTTGGCTAATTCAGTTTCACCCAAGCTTGTTTCAGGCTCCTTCTTCAATCTCACCAGTGGCTCTAAACAGGTCTATAGAGTCATGCCTGAAGTCGAAGACGGAGAGAATGATCAAGTTGCCTCTCTGTCAAACAAGTTCCAAGACATGGGTATTTCAGCAACAGTGAAAGGCATAACATCTATAACTGCAGAAGATGTGGCATCACCATCTGATGTAGCTGGATTGCCTTCTTTTGCCAGGGGATCGATGGTCCCAGACAGTGGATGGAGGCCCTGTGgagtgcttgtggcccatctccAGGAGCACCGTTCTGCCGTCAATGACATAGCAATTTCAAATGACCATAGTTTTTTTGTCAGTGCATCAGATGATTCCACTGTTAAGGTATGGGACACTAGGAAGTTGGAAAAAGACATCTCTTTCAGGTCGCGGCTGACTTATCCTCTTGAAGGAAGCCGGGCATTATGCTCTACAATGCTCCGTGGCTGCACACAAGTCATTGTGGGAGCAAGCGATGGAACGATGCATATGTTCTCTGTTGATTATATCTCCAGAGGGTTGGGTAGTGTTGTCGAGCGGTATTCAGGGATTGCTGACATCAAGAAGAAAGAAGTCGGTGAAGGTGCGATTATGAGCCTGATGAACTACTCCATGGATGGCTGTGCCAGCCAAACGATCCTATACAGTACTCAAGGTTGTGGGATCCATCTCTGGGATACAAGGACGAATACCACAACTTGGACTTTGAGAGCAGTTCCTGAGGAGGGCTTCGTGTCTTCTCTTGTAACAGGTCCTTGTGGGAATTGGTTTGTATCAGGGTCTTCAAGGGGTGTACTCACTCTCTGGGACCTGAGGTTCCTTGTACCAGTTAACTCATGGCAGTACTCTCGTGTGTGCCCTGTGGAGAAAATGTGTCTGCTCATCCCCCATTCGTCAGCCCCTGCATCTGCAACTGCGAGGCCATTGGTTTATGTTGCTGCAGGTTGTAATGAAGTTTCCCTTTGGAATGCGGAGAACGGAAGCTGCCATCAG GTGTTGAGAATAGCGAACAGTGAAGCTGATGCTGAAATGTCTGACATCCCATGGGCCCTGGCGAGACCATCGAGCAAGTCCAATTCTAAACAGGATATGAAGCAGAATGCCAAACCAAAATATAGAGTCGATGAGTTGAATGAACCTCCCCCTCGCCTTCCTGGCATCCGTTCATTGCTTCCCTTACCCGCGGGAGATCTGTTAACCGGGGGAACCGACTTGAAAATACGGCGGTGGGACCATTCCAG CCCGGATCGTAGTTATTGTGTTTGTGGGCCCTCAACAAAGAGCATGGGAAATGATGAGTTTTATGACACAAGATCTAGTTTTGGGGTTCAAGTTGTGCAG